One Rhododendron vialii isolate Sample 1 chromosome 2a, ASM3025357v1 genomic region harbors:
- the LOC131317248 gene encoding uncharacterized protein LOC131317248 — MKVILGSQDLWELVDTCFTQPQRDALAVTKKKDQRALSLIHQCLDDALLQKIAEATTSREAWMILSNFPWYGDDLKDNRVVEKILRSLDKKYDYIVVAIEESKDLNTLAVDTLMGSLQAHEERLNKKKQESLGQVLQTKLSLKEKEGRQEQSQRGRGGGCDGCGCGGCGGRGRGRGESNFRNSSNRDERGQNTFHPRRRGRGNNYRFSGRRYDKSQVQCYNCNQYGHYAAECRNEVFEEQVNLVEDKHERWSRLYCWHTRKKKRET; from the exons ATGAAAGTGATTCTTGGATCACAAGACTTGTGGGAGCTTGTTGATACATGCTTTACACAACCCCAAAGGGATGCTTTGGCGGTGACGAAGAAGAAGGATCAGAGAGCTCTTTCACTCATCCACCAATGTTTAGATGATGCTTTGTTGCAAAAGATTGCCGAAGCAACAACTTCCCGGGAAGCATGGATGATCCTTTCAAACTTCCCATG GTACGGCGATGATTTGAAGGATAATCGCGTGGTAGAAAAAATCCTTCGTTCCTTAGACAAGAAGTATGACTACATTGTTGTAGCCATTGAAGAGTCGAAAGATTTAAACACGTTGGCAGTTGACACACTCATGGGATCATTGCAAGCCCATGAAGAACGACTTAACAAAAAGAAGCAAGAGTCGTTGGGGCAAGTGCTACAAACAAAACTTTCCTTGAAGGAAAAAGAGGGAAGGCAAGAGCAAAGTCAAAGAGGTCGAGGTGGAGGATGCGATGGATGTGGCTGTGGAGGATGCGGTGGACGAGGCCGTGGTAGAGGAGAAagcaatttcagaaattcatcCAATAGGGATGAAAGAGGTCAAAATACATTTCATCCAAGAAGGCGCGGAAGAGGAAATAATTATAGATTTTCTGGAAGAAGGTATGATAAATCTCAAGTTCAATGTTACAATTGCAATCAATATGGTCACTATGCAGCCGAGTGTCGAAATGAAGTTTTTGAAGAGCAAGTGAACCTTGTTGAAGACAAACATGAGAGGTGGAGCCGACTTTATTGTTGGCatacaagaaagaagaaaagggagACATGA
- the LOC131317247 gene encoding uncharacterized protein LOC131317247, whose protein sequence is MTVQEDDQWLKHNIFRIYCLANGKKCILMVDSGSVENMASKTMVEKLKLPYKLYFDVLPMDACHLLLGRPWQYDRFAQHDRIKNTYTFKKSGVTFVLNPLNDIPISVASQGPVSLLSYRAFEQVFSKEKVVYALVAVGEDKEDARDVPEEVSSLFRRFKGLFPDELPARLPPLRDIQHRIDLIPGAILPNLPHYRMSPNEHAELERQVEDLLKKGLIKESLSPCVVPALLTPKKDGTWRMCIDSRAINKITVKYRFPIPRLDDMFDMLCRAKVFSKIDLWSEYHQIRIKPGDE, encoded by the exons ATGACTGTTCAAGAAGATGATCAGTGGCTCAAGCATAACATCTTCCGAATTTATTGCTTGGCCAATGGGAAAAAGTGTATCTTGATGGTTGATTCTGGAAGTGTAGAAAATATGGCATCTAAGACAATGGTCGAGAAGTTGAAACTTCCAT ATAAGCTCTACTTTGACGTCCTTCCAATGGATGCTTGTCACTTACTTCTTGgaagaccatggcaatatgatCGATTTGCTCAGCATGATAGGATTAAGAACACCTACACATTTAAGAAAAGTGGGGTAACATTTGTGTTGAACCCTTTGAACGATATCCCTATAAGTGTGGCATCCCAAGGCCCAGTTAGCTTGCTGTCCTATAGAGCTTTTGAACAAGTTTTCAGCAAAGAGAAGGTGGTATATGCTTTGGTGGCTGTAGGGGAAGATAAGGAAGATGCGAGAGATGTTCCTGAAGAAGTTTCAAGTCTATTCCGTAGATTCAAAGGCTTATTTCCAGATGAATTACCTGCTCGCTTGCCACCTCTTCGTGATATTCAGCATCGAATTGATCTCATACCAGGTGCAATCCTTCCTAACTTACCTCATTATAGAATGTCACCAAATGAACATGCTGAATTGGAAAGACAAGTTGAAGATTTGCTAAAAAAGGGACTGATTAAGGAGTCATTAAGTCCATGTGTTGTTCCAGCCCTTCTAACACCAAAAAAAGATGGAACTTGGAGGATGTGTATTGATAGTAGGGCAATAAACAAGATAACTGTGAAGTACCGGTTCCCAATTCCCCGTCTTGATGACATGTTTGATATGCTTTGTCGTGCAAAGGTCTTTTCTAAAATTGACCTCTGGAGTGAATACCATCAAATTCGAATTAAACCGGGAGATGAATGA
- the LOC131311992 gene encoding GDSL esterase/lipase At4g10955-like has protein sequence MVTQNRSFNPSGPLYLTAVDWRNPHHRRSAAASLVQGVYSQEHDRQQNRQGHQARAPPWWDFFNFRLFRVLVDNDDHSIFGAIYEFKSPPPYGHHNPLHIPPRYVVAFRGTMTGWETMSQDLTLDLKVIRNTLEQSARFQHAMQAVQYMVSTAGAPNMCLAGHSLGSAMALLAGKNMAKMGCFLETYLFNPPFISVPIEVVTKTEILKNGIRIMRSVTTAGVTIALNALRQRPQTGDWFAALSGWIPYLFVNPSDPISGEYVGYFEHRKRMAAIGAGAIERLSTRNSISGATEPLHLLPSAYLTINGSPVQGLGQAHGLDQWWKPNIQCRSKLHQLISGN, from the exons ATGGTCACCCAAAACAGAAGTTTCAACCCCTCAGGACCATTATACCTGACCGCTGTTGATTG GAGAAACCCACATCACCGTAGATCCGCTGCTGCTAGCTTGGTTCAGGGAGTGTACAGTCAAGAACACGACCGCCAGCAGAACCGCCAAGGCCATCAAGCACGTGCTCCTCCCTGGTGGGACTTCTTCAATTTTCGGTTATTCCGCGTGTTGGTTGACAACGATGATCACTCAATTTTTGGTGCCATTTACGAGTTCAAATCCCCACCTCCCTACGGTCACCACAATCCACTCCACATCCCTCCAAGATACGTGGTTGCCTTCCGTGGCACGATGACCGGATGGGAGACCATGTCACAGGACCTCACGTTGGATCTCAAGGTCATTCGGAATACGCTGGAACAGAGCGCCCGCTTTCAGCATGCAATGCAAGCTGTGCAATACATGGTTTCCACAGCCGGAGCCCCAAACATGTGCTTAGCCGGACATTCCTTGGGTTCGGCCATGGCACTGCTAGCTGGAAAGAACATGGCTAAAATGGGATGTTTTCTGGAAACATATCTCTTCAACCCTCCGTTCATATCCGTCCCAATAGAGGTGGTGACCAAAACCGAAATATTGAAGAATGGGATTCGGATCATGCGCAGTGTTACGACAGCTGGAGTTACAATTGCTCTAAACGCTCTACGTCAAAGGCCTCAAACAGGTGACTGGTTTGCTGCGTTGTCGGGGTGGATTCCGTACCTTTTTGTGAATCCGTCCGATCCTATTTCCGGAGAGTATGTTGGGTATTTTGAACACAGGAAGAGGATGGCGGCGATTGGAGCCGGAGCTATTGAAAGGCTTTCTACAAGGAATTCAATATCAGGTGCAACTGAACCACTGCATCTCCTTCCTTCGGCGTATCTGACTATTAATGGGAGCCCCGTTCAGGGTCTTGGGCAGGCGCATGGGCTAGACCAATGGTGGAAGCCGAATATTCAATGCCGGTCCAAGCTTCACCAGTTGATCTCAGGTAATTGA